Proteins found in one Desulfovibrio porci genomic segment:
- a CDS encoding potassium channel family protein: MKFLSSQITLFMQQHSVRRNIGFLLRFFAMLLGLIIVYSILFHYIMQHEDRSFSWVTGVYWTLTVMSTLGFGDITFTSDLGRIFSIVVLMSGVLLLLIMLPFTFIQFFYAPWLEAQRKGHTPRSIPADTKGHVIVVSTSPIALNLVDDLKNYGARCVLLCHDSQTTLDMLDQGYEAVVGEHDSSEVYRNLRLPEAAMLVALDSDVRNTNIVFTARDVDAGVPIVAAAQSEDAIDILQLAGCSNVFQFHKLLGEALARRVLNAQARSSVVSRYHELVVAEAPVMRTPLVGKSLRESGLRNATGANVVGLWERGKFLLPAPDTVFTDTMVMVIAGDYRQIDAVNHLLGPCDPAGETCNEAPVVILGCGRVGLAAARQLHASGRDYSIVDKNPKPRGLKDHLVVGDAADLDVLEKAGIRTAPSVLITTHDDDTNIYLTLYCRRLREDIQIISRATLDRNVGILHAAGADLVLSLASMVTNSIINLLAPGKVLMINEGLNIFRSAVGKSLAGKQLMGSGIRSRTHCSVVALRDAEGAMHINPDPNHVFAEGEEMYIIGDSQAEKAFYEKFGQDSALTD; encoded by the coding sequence ATGAAATTTCTTTCGTCACAGATCACCCTGTTCATGCAACAGCACAGCGTACGCCGCAATATAGGCTTTTTGCTGCGCTTCTTCGCCATGCTGCTGGGTCTTATCATCGTCTACAGCATCCTTTTCCACTACATCATGCAGCATGAGGACCGCAGTTTTTCCTGGGTGACCGGCGTGTACTGGACGCTGACGGTCATGTCCACCCTGGGCTTCGGCGACATCACCTTCACCTCGGATCTGGGGCGGATTTTCTCCATCGTGGTGCTCATGTCCGGGGTGCTGCTGCTTCTGATCATGCTGCCCTTCACCTTCATCCAGTTTTTTTACGCTCCCTGGCTGGAGGCCCAGAGAAAAGGGCACACGCCCCGCTCCATCCCGGCGGACACCAAGGGGCACGTCATTGTGGTCAGCACCAGTCCCATTGCCCTCAACCTGGTGGACGATCTGAAAAATTACGGCGCTCGTTGCGTGCTGCTCTGCCACGACAGCCAGACCACCCTGGATATGCTGGACCAGGGCTATGAGGCGGTGGTGGGCGAACACGACTCCAGCGAGGTCTACCGCAACCTGCGCCTGCCCGAGGCCGCCATGCTGGTGGCTCTGGACAGCGATGTGCGCAACACCAACATCGTGTTCACCGCCCGCGACGTGGACGCCGGCGTGCCTATTGTGGCTGCGGCCCAGAGCGAGGACGCCATCGACATCCTGCAACTGGCGGGCTGCTCGAATGTCTTCCAGTTCCATAAATTGCTGGGCGAAGCCCTGGCCCGGCGCGTGCTCAACGCCCAGGCCCGCTCCAGCGTCGTCAGCCGCTACCACGAACTGGTGGTGGCCGAGGCGCCGGTCATGCGCACGCCGCTGGTGGGCAAATCCCTGCGCGAAAGCGGCCTGCGCAACGCCACCGGCGCCAATGTGGTGGGGCTGTGGGAGCGCGGCAAGTTCCTGCTTCCTGCCCCGGATACCGTGTTTACGGACACCATGGTCATGGTCATCGCCGGCGACTACCGCCAGATCGACGCCGTCAACCATCTGCTGGGCCCGTGTGACCCCGCCGGGGAGACCTGCAACGAAGCGCCGGTGGTTATTCTGGGCTGCGGACGGGTGGGTCTGGCGGCGGCCCGTCAACTGCACGCCAGCGGCCGTGATTACAGCATTGTGGACAAAAATCCCAAGCCCCGCGGCCTGAAAGATCACTTGGTCGTGGGCGACGCCGCCGATCTGGACGTGCTGGAAAAGGCGGGCATCCGCACGGCCCCCTCGGTGCTCATCACCACCCATGACGACGACACCAATATCTATCTGACCCTCTACTGCCGCCGCCTGCGCGAAGACATCCAGATCATCAGCCGCGCCACACTCGACCGCAACGTGGGCATTCTGCACGCGGCCGGGGCGGACCTGGTGCTCTCCTTGGCCTCCATGGTCACCAACAGCATCATCAACCTGCTGGCGCCCGGCAAAGTGCTGATGATCAACGAGGGACTGAACATTTTCCGCAGCGCCGTGGGCAAAAGCCTTGCCGGCAAGCAGCTCATGGGCAGCGGCATCCGCAGCCGGACCCATTGCAGCGTCGTGGCCCTGCGCGACGCCGAGGGCGCAATGCACATCAACCCCGACCCCAACCATGTTTTCGCGGAAGGCGAAGAAATGTACATCATCGGGGATTCCCAGGCGGAAAAGGCCTTTTACGAAAAGTTCGGCCAAGATAGCGCATTGACGGACTGA
- a CDS encoding glycine/betaine/sarcosine/D-proline family reductase selenoprotein B, which yields MLRIVHYLNQFFGQEGGEEKGGMGPLLKQGPCGPGVAFAKELADLGVIVGSVICGDNYMAEHTEQAVGELLPMIRSLQPDLLIAGPAFNAGRYGPACGAVCKAVQEELRIPAVTAMYPENPGVDLYRRDVLIVKAGPSAAGMRDAVRAMSALLRKRVAGEPTSPEADGYLPSGIRENVRAARSGAVRAVDMLLTLLAGGEITTELPMPVFDYVPPAPPVRDMARARIALVTEGGFVPTGNPDQLESSRAGKYLRYELHGVESLSGMDFQTVHGGYNNAFVNADPNRLVPVDALRALTREGRVGEMADYVYSTTGNGTSFENSRAFGAAIAAALKQDKVQGVILTSTUGTGTRCGATITKELERVGIPTAQICTITSIAQAIGVMRVVPGVGIPHPLGNPALDPVSEQKLRREKVERALEALTTPLEEARIF from the coding sequence ATGTTGCGCATCGTGCACTATCTCAATCAGTTTTTCGGACAGGAGGGCGGCGAGGAAAAGGGCGGTATGGGTCCGCTGCTTAAACAGGGACCATGCGGTCCGGGCGTGGCCTTTGCCAAAGAGCTGGCCGACCTCGGCGTCATTGTGGGCAGCGTGATCTGCGGCGACAATTATATGGCCGAGCATACGGAACAGGCCGTCGGCGAGCTACTGCCCATGATCCGTTCGCTGCAACCCGATCTGCTCATCGCCGGTCCGGCTTTCAATGCCGGGCGTTACGGCCCGGCCTGCGGCGCGGTATGCAAGGCCGTGCAGGAGGAACTGCGCATTCCGGCCGTCACGGCCATGTATCCGGAAAATCCGGGCGTGGATCTCTACCGCCGGGACGTGCTGATCGTTAAAGCCGGACCGTCGGCGGCGGGTATGCGCGACGCGGTGCGGGCCATGTCGGCCCTGCTGCGCAAGCGCGTGGCGGGCGAACCCACCAGCCCCGAGGCGGACGGCTATCTGCCCTCGGGCATTCGGGAAAATGTCCGGGCGGCGCGTAGCGGCGCGGTGCGGGCCGTGGACATGCTGCTGACCCTGCTGGCGGGCGGGGAAATCACAACCGAGTTGCCCATGCCCGTTTTTGATTATGTGCCGCCCGCGCCGCCCGTGCGGGACATGGCGCGGGCGCGCATCGCGCTGGTCACCGAGGGCGGCTTTGTGCCCACAGGCAATCCGGACCAGTTGGAATCCTCGCGCGCCGGGAAATACCTGCGCTATGAACTCCATGGCGTGGAATCCCTGAGCGGCATGGATTTTCAGACGGTCCACGGCGGCTACAACAACGCCTTCGTCAATGCGGATCCCAACCGGCTCGTGCCGGTGGACGCCCTGCGCGCCCTGACGCGCGAGGGCCGGGTGGGGGAGATGGCCGACTATGTTTACAGCACCACGGGCAACGGCACATCGTTCGAGAACAGCCGGGCTTTCGGCGCGGCCATTGCCGCAGCCTTGAAACAGGACAAGGTGCAGGGGGTGATCCTTACCTCCACTTGAGGCACGGGCACTCGTTGCGGCGCAACGATCACCAAGGAATTGGAACGGGTCGGCATTCCCACGGCGCAGATCTGCACCATCACTTCCATCGCCCAGGCCATCGGCGTCATGCGGGTGGTGCCGGGCGTGGGCATTCCCCATCCGCTGGGCAATCCGGCGCTGGACCCGGTTTCGGAACAGAAGCTCAGGCGGGAAAAGGTGGAACGCGCGCTGGAGGCGCTGACGACGCCACTGGAGGAGGCGCGTATTTTTTAG